The Streptomyces sp. B3I8 nucleotide sequence GCGGCGCCGTCGGCCTGCACGACCATCACGGAGACGTTGTGCGCGACGACGTCGTGCAGCTCGCGGGCGATGCGGGCGCGCTCGGCGGCGACCGCGACCTTGGCCTGCGCCTCGCGCTCCTTCTCCAGGCGGGCGGCGCGCTCCTCCAGCTGCGCGAAGTACGCCCGGCGGGTGCGCAGGGAGTCGCCGAGCACCCAGGCGAGGGCGAACGGCACGGTCAGGAAGACGACGAGGGCCACGTGACCCAGCGCGCTCGTGTGCGGCTCCGGCCAGCGGATCTCCCCGACGGCGGCCGCGCACAGCCCGAGGGACAGGGCGAACCGGGAGGCCCAGCGGGCGCCGTTCGCGGCCACCGTGTAGACGATCACCAGCATGGCGAAGTCGGCGGCCGTCGGCTCCACGTCCAGCACCAGCTGGGCCAGGCCGACGGCCGTGGTGAGCAGCAGCATCCGCTCCGCCGTACGGCGGCGCAGGGCCACGACGAGGCACAGGACGGCGGACAGGGCGAGCGCCTCGGCGTAACCGCCGTGGTGTCCCTGGAGCCGGGAGGTGCTCTCCACGCTCGCACCGGCCAGGCCGAAGAGAACGACGGCCCAGAAGCTGTCGACCCATGTCGGGTGCCGGCGGAGAAAATCGTAGAGGCGTTGCACGTAACCCAGCGTAGGGAACCGTGCGGTATGCGGGAGTCAACCGGAGGGTCGATCCGTGAGCCCGGCACGTACTCCCCAAGGTGGACACGGCTGTGCCCCAGGGATCGCAGAGGGGCCCGCGGGGTCGGCGGCGCGGCCCCCGGACCGGGGATCGCGTTAGCATGACGAGAAATCGTCCGGTACCCCTCGCGGACTGGAACGGGAAGGCCACTCGCGTGAGTACAGTCCAGCAGCCAGACCCACGGGACCGCCCCGCCCGGCTCACCGTCGGTGTCGTCGGCACCGGCCGCGTGGGCCCGGCCCTCGCCGCCTCGCTCCAACTCGCCGGTCACCGCCCGGTGGCCGCGTCCGGCGTCTCCGACGCCTCCCGCCGCCGGGCCGAGGCCCTGCTGCCCGGCGTCCCCCTCGTCGCCCCGGAGGAGGTCCTCCGGCGTGCCGAGCTGGTCCTGCTCACGGTGCCCGACGACGTCCTGCCCCCGCTGGTGGCGGGCCTCGCCGAGACCGGCGCCGTCCGCCCCGGGCAACTCCTGGTGCACACCTCCGGCCGCTACGGCACGAAGGTGCTGGACCCCGCCCTGCGGGCCGGCGCGCTCCCGCTCGCCCTGCACCCGGCGATGACCTTCACCGGCACCCCCGTGGACGTGCAGCGGCTGGCCGGCTGCTCCTTCGGCGTCACCGCGCCCGAGGAGCTGCGACTGGCCGCCGAGGCCCTGGTGATCGAGATGGGCGGTGAGCCCGAGTGGATCGCCGAGGACAGCCGCCCCCTCTACCACGCGGCCCTCGCCCTCGGCGCCAACCACCTGGTCACCCTCGTCGCCCAGTCGATGGAAGTGCTGCGCACCGCGGGTGTCGCGGCGCCCGACCGGATGCTCGGCCCCCTGCTCGGCGCGGCCCTCGACAACGCCCTGCGCTCCGGTGACGCGGCCCTGACCGGCCCCGTCGCGCGTGGGGACGCGGGCACGGTCGCCGCCCATGTCGCCGAGTTGCGCCGGCACGCCCCGGCGGCCGTCCCGGGTTACCTCGCGATGGCCCGCACCACCGCCGACCGGGCGCTGGCCCACGGCCTGCTCAGGCCGGAACCGGCCGAGGCCCTGCTGGAGGTGCTCGCGGGGGCGACGGACGTGCCGGGGACGGCGGACCTTCCAGGGCCTACGGACCTCCCGGGGGCGACGGGGAACGGCGGCGGTCCGGGGGAGTCGAAGACCCCCGGGCACCCGGAGATCCGCGAGCACCCCGAGCCCCCCGAGGGTCCTGACGACCCTCGGAGCCCGGACCACCCCGACCACCGCGAACACCCCGAACACCTCGAGCACCTCGAGCACCCCGAGAATCCCGAGCACCCCGAGAATCCCGAGCACCCCGAGCACCCCGGAGAGGGGGACCCCCGATGAGCCCCCGCACCAGCCACGGCGGCCGGAACCCCGGGCAGGGCTTCGCCGTCGCCCCGACCCTCGCCGACCTCGAACGTCTGCGCGCCGAGCGCACGGCGTCCGGCAGCACCGCCGGCGCCCGCCCCACCGGCGTCGTCATGACCATGGGCGCCCTCCACGAAGGGCACGCCACCCTCATCAGGGCCGCCCGCGCCCACGTCGGCGACGAGGGTCTCGTCGTGGTCACCGTCTTCGTCAACCCGCTGCAGTTCGGCGCGGGCGAGGACCTCGACCGCTACCCGCGCACCCTGGACGCCGACCTGTCCGTCGCCGAGGCGGCCGGCGCGGACCTCGTGTTCGCGCCCTCCGCGGAGGAGGTCTACCCCGGCGGCGAGCCGCAGGTACGGCTGAGCGCCGGTCCCATGGGCGGGCGCCTGGAGGGTGCCGTACGCCCCGGGCACTTCGACGGCATGCTCACCGTCGTCGCCAAGCTGCTCCACCTCACCCGCCCCGACGTGGCGTTCTACGGGCAGAAGGACGCCCAGCAACTCGCCCTGATCCGCCGCATGGCGCGCGACCTGAACTTCGGCGTGGAGATCGTCGGCGTGCCCACCGTGCGCGAGGCGGACGGGCTGGCGCTGTCCAGCCGGAACCGCTACCTGTCCGCCGCCGAGCGGCGCACCGCGCTCGCGCTGTCGCGCGCCCTGTTCGCGGGCCGCGACCGGCACGCCGCGCAGGAGGCGCTGCGTGCGCGGGCGCGCGAGGTGCCCGCCACGCCGGCGCGCGCGCAGGCGCTCGACGCCCTGGGCGAGTCCCGGGCCGCCGCCGACGCGCACGCCGTCGCCCGCGCGACCCCCTGCGGCCCGTCCGCCGTGCGCGCCGCCGCCCGCGCCGTCCTGGACGAGGCGGCCCGCCTGGACCCGCCGCTCGTCCTGGACTACCTGGCCCTCGTCGACCCCTCCGACTTCACCGAGGTGCCGGACGACTTCACCGGCGAGGCCGTCCTCGCCGTCGCCGCCCGGGTCGGCGCCACCCGGCTGATCGACAACCTCCCCCTCACCTTCCAGGCCCCCGCCCCCGGAGCGCCCGGCACCCCCGACAACCGCGGAGCGGCCTCGTGACCAGCACAGGCACAAGCAGCAGCACAGGCAACAGCACAGGCATACGACTGCACGCGCCCTCCCCCGGCTGGTCCCTCACCGCGGACGTGGTGGTCGTCGGCTCCGGCGTCGCCGGTCTGACCGCGGCCCTGCGCTGCGAGGCCGCCGGTCTGGACACCGTCGTCGTCACCAAGGCGCGGCTCGACGACGGCTCCACCCGCTGGGCGCAGGGCGGCATCGCCGCGGCCCTCGGCGAGGGCGACACCCCCGAGCAGCATCTTGAGGACACCCTGGTCGCCGGCGCCGGGCTGTGCGACGAGGAGGCGGTCCGGATCCTCGTCACCGAGGGCCCGGACGCCGTACGGCGGCTGATCGGGACCGGGGCGCACTTCGACGAGTCCGAGCGCGGCGGCCTGGCGCTGACCCGCGAGGGCGGCCACCATCGCCGCCGCATCGCGCACGCGGGCGGCGACGCCACCGGCGCCGAGATCTCCCGGGCGCTGGTCGAGGCCGTGCGCGCACGCGGGCTGCGCACGGTCGAGAACGCACTCGTACTCGACCTCCTCACCGACGCCGAGGGCCGCACCGCCGGTGTCACCCTGCACGTGATGGGGGAGGGCCAGCACGACGGCGTCGGCGCCGTCCACGCGCCCGCGGTGGTCCTCGCCACCGGCGGCATGGGCCAGGTCTTCTCGGCCACCACCAACCCGTCCGTGTCGACGGGCGACGGCGTCGCCCTCGCGCTCCGTGCGGGCGCCGAGGTCTCCGACCTGGAGTTCGTCCAGTTCCACCCGACCGTGCTGTTCCTCGGCGCGGGCGCGGAGGGCCAGCAGCCGCTGGTCTCGGAGGCGGTGCGCGGCGAGGGTGCCCACCTGGTCGACGCCGGCGGCACGCGCTTCATGGTGGGTCAGCACGAGCTGGCCGAACTGGCGCCCCGGGACATCGTCGCCAAGGGCATCACACGGCGGATGCAGGAACAGGGCGCCGAACACATGTTCCTGGACGCCCGGCACTTCGGCGCGGACATGTGGGAGCGCCGCTTCCCCACCATCCTCGCCGCCTGCCGCGCCCACGGCATCGACCCGGTCACCGAGCCGATCCCGGTCGCCCCGGCCGCCCACTACGCTTCCGGTGGCGTGCGCACCGACCGCCACGGCCGGACCACCGTGCCCGGCCTGTACGCGTGCGGGGAGGTCGCGTGCACCGGCGTGCACGGCGCGAACCGGCTCGCCTCGAACTCCCTCCTGGAGGGCCTCGTCTACGCCGAGCGGATCGCCGCCGACATCGCGGCGGGCCGGGCCGCCGAGGGCGCGGACGGGCCCCTCACGCGCGTGCCCGTCCCCGCTCCCGCGCCGGAGCCCGGACGTCCCGGGCACCCGCTGCTGCCGCCCGAGGCCCGCCTCGCCCTCCAGCGGATCATGACCGAGGGCGCGGGCGTGCTGCGCTCCGCCGCCTCCCTGCGCGCGGCCGCCGAACGGCTCGAACGGCTGCGGACCGGTGCCCTGGCCGCGTTCGACGAGCACGGCAAGACGGCCGAGCCCGGCGTCGACACCTGGGAGGCCACCAACCTGCTGTGCGTGGCCCGCGCCCTGGTCGCCGCCGCGCTGCTGCGCGAGGAGACCCGCGGCTGCCACTGGCGCGAGGACCACGCCGAGCGCGACGACGACGCCTGGCGGCGCCATGTCGTCGTCACCCTGACCCCCGGCCGCACCCTCGCGATCCGCACCACCGACACCGCGGACTTCCCGCCGACCCTGGGCCCCGCCCGGGCGGCCGCCGGGAGCCCCGTGACCACCGAGCCCCAGGAGCAGTGACCGACGTGAGCGACACCCCCGAGACCCCCGGCACCCCCGACCTCCTCCCCCTCGTCGGTGACGGGGGTGACAGCGGCGGCTGCGGCGCCGGCTGCGCGTGCGGCGCCGGTGGTGCGCACGGCGACCACGACGACCACGACTACGCCGAGTGCGGGCTCGACCCCGCGCTCGCCCAGCTCCTGACCGACGCCGGGCTCGACCCCGTCGAGGT carries:
- a CDS encoding sensor histidine kinase; translation: MQRLYDFLRRHPTWVDSFWAVVLFGLAGASVESTSRLQGHHGGYAEALALSAVLCLVVALRRRTAERMLLLTTAVGLAQLVLDVEPTAADFAMLVIVYTVAANGARWASRFALSLGLCAAAVGEIRWPEPHTSALGHVALVVFLTVPFALAWVLGDSLRTRRAYFAQLEERAARLEKEREAQAKVAVAAERARIARELHDVVAHNVSVMVVQADGAAYVLDAAPDQAKNALETISSTGRQALAEMRRLLGVLRTGEHVEGGEYVPQPDVEQIDELIEQCRSSGLPVDFKVEGTPRPLPSGVELTAYRIVQEALTNTRKHGGPNTGASVRLVYFDDGLGLLIEDDGKGAPHELYEEGGFDGQGHGLIGMRERVGMVGGTLDAGPRPGGGFRISALLPLKPAH
- a CDS encoding L-aspartate oxidase; translation: MTSTGTSSSTGNSTGIRLHAPSPGWSLTADVVVVGSGVAGLTAALRCEAAGLDTVVVTKARLDDGSTRWAQGGIAAALGEGDTPEQHLEDTLVAGAGLCDEEAVRILVTEGPDAVRRLIGTGAHFDESERGGLALTREGGHHRRRIAHAGGDATGAEISRALVEAVRARGLRTVENALVLDLLTDAEGRTAGVTLHVMGEGQHDGVGAVHAPAVVLATGGMGQVFSATTNPSVSTGDGVALALRAGAEVSDLEFVQFHPTVLFLGAGAEGQQPLVSEAVRGEGAHLVDAGGTRFMVGQHELAELAPRDIVAKGITRRMQEQGAEHMFLDARHFGADMWERRFPTILAACRAHGIDPVTEPIPVAPAAHYASGGVRTDRHGRTTVPGLYACGEVACTGVHGANRLASNSLLEGLVYAERIAADIAAGRAAEGADGPLTRVPVPAPAPEPGRPGHPLLPPEARLALQRIMTEGAGVLRSAASLRAAAERLERLRTGALAAFDEHGKTAEPGVDTWEATNLLCVARALVAAALLREETRGCHWREDHAERDDDAWRRHVVVTLTPGRTLAIRTTDTADFPPTLGPARAAAGSPVTTEPQEQ
- the panC gene encoding pantoate--beta-alanine ligase, whose product is MSPRTSHGGRNPGQGFAVAPTLADLERLRAERTASGSTAGARPTGVVMTMGALHEGHATLIRAARAHVGDEGLVVVTVFVNPLQFGAGEDLDRYPRTLDADLSVAEAAGADLVFAPSAEEVYPGGEPQVRLSAGPMGGRLEGAVRPGHFDGMLTVVAKLLHLTRPDVAFYGQKDAQQLALIRRMARDLNFGVEIVGVPTVREADGLALSSRNRYLSAAERRTALALSRALFAGRDRHAAQEALRARAREVPATPARAQALDALGESRAAADAHAVARATPCGPSAVRAAARAVLDEAARLDPPLVLDYLALVDPSDFTEVPDDFTGEAVLAVAARVGATRLIDNLPLTFQAPAPGAPGTPDNRGAAS